The following coding sequences lie in one Saccharomyces mikatae IFO 1815 strain IFO1815 genome assembly, chromosome: 10 genomic window:
- the SET4 gene encoding Set4p (similar to Saccharomyces cerevisiae SET4 (YJL105W) and SET3 (YKR029C); ancestral locus Anc_1.256) → MTSPETLPTRHTRKGRSCSTTDKIISRSSSYSSNSSMSKDYSDHTPLSISSAASEPLASPQFMPIRTFNPIATAGPTPMHLFQNERGIFNHHSSSSSSKAISSNKRGIAAAVALATAATIPFPLKRKSQDGSSKAPVAGCEPTEQKKIALSMNSQSNKPRNSCICGSDDSKDELFIQCNKCKTWQHKLCYSFKKSDPIKRDFVCKRCDSKTELQANQAKPMIFARKMRDERLFQFSSIVTTSALKADQQQQSIKGPTEQPKKRQLHYTNSVTLPSEDSINTRKKLKHEKPVAPGHFLKPLLNEVSSSHGIEFKPITTSEYKDKYVKMFIDNHYDDDWVVCSNWEGSRSIDIQVRKLSNGKDLAVFISNSCLKGELIQEYLGIIDFQKNYQTNASNDYRSMGTTKPRVLFHPHWPLFIDSREVGGLTRYIRRSCDPNVELITIRPPNEKPGADKDCRVKFVLRAIRDIKEGEEISLEWQWDLRNPIWEIINASKDLDTLPDLDKFWLMGSIKTILTNCDCACGYLDHNCPITKIKNFSEEFMRNTKKSLSNKSYFNTIMHNFKPQI, encoded by the coding sequence ATGACTTCACCAGAAACCCTGCCTACACGTCACACTAGGAAAGGAAGGTCATGTTCAACTACAGATAAAATTATATCGCGGTCGTCGTCGTACTCATCCAATAGTTCAATGTCGAAAGACTACAGCGATCATACACCCTTGTCTATAAGCAGTGCAGCTTCGGAACCATTGGCTTCGCCCCAGTTCATGCCTATAAGGACTTTTAACCCAATAGCTACGGCCGGCCCAACACCTATGCATTTGTTTCAGAACGAGAGGGGCATTTTCAATCATCATTCTTCGTCGAGCTCATCAAAAGCtatatcatcaaataaaagagGTATAGCAGCAGCCGTAGCCCTGGCAACGGCCGCAACAATACCATTTCCtttaaagagaaaaagtcAAGATGGAAGCTCTAAAGCTCCGGTAGCTGGTTGCGAACCAACggaacagaaaaaaatagcacTTTCCATGAATTCACAAAGTAACAAACCTAGAAATAGTTGCATATGTGGTTCGGATGATTCTAAGGATGAGTTATTTATACAATGTAACAAGTGTAAAACATGGCAGCATAAACTGTGTTACTCTTTTAAGAAATCAGATCCGATAAAAAGAGATTTTGTTTGTAAAAGATGCGACAGTAAAACAGAATTACAGGCTAATCAGGCAAAACCGATGATATTCGCTAGGAAAATGAGGGATGAGCGACTATTTCAATTTTCATCTATCGTGACAACCTCGGCTTTGAAGGCAGACCAACAGCAACAGTCAATAAAGGGCCCAACGGAACAGCCCAAGAAACGCCAACTTCATTATACCAACTCAGTAACACTACCCTCTGAGGATAGCATTAATACACGAAAAAAACTGAAGCATGAAAAGCCGGTAGCACCAGGCCACTTTTTGAAGCCACTGCTGAATGAAGTAAGTTCGTCCCACGGGATCGAATTCAAACCTATAACAACATCTGAATATAAAGATAAATATGTCAAGATGTTTATTGATAACCATTACGATGATGACTGGGTCGTGTGTTCCAATTGGGAAGGCTCAAGGTCAATTGATATACAGGTTAGAAAATTGTCAAACGGAAAAGATTTGGCTGTATTCATTTCAAACTCTTGCCTTAAGGGTGAGCTAATTCAAGAATACTTGGGCATAATTGActtccaaaaaaattatcagaCGAATGCAAGTAACGATTATCGCTCAATGGGAACTACAAAACCAAGAGTACTATTCCATCCACATTGGCCTTTGTTTATAGACTCTCGAGAAGTGGGCGGATTAACAAGATATATAAGACGGAGTTGTGATCCTAACGTGGAATTAATTACGATAAGACCACCCAACGAAAAACCGGGGGCAGATAAAGATTGCAGAGTCAAATTCGTCTTGAGGGCTATAAGAGATATTAAGGAAGGTGAAGAGATAAGCCTTGAATGGCAATGGGATTTGAGGAATCCTATTTGGGAGATAATAAATGCATCCAAGGATTTGGATACCCTACCGGATCTTGACAAGTTCTGGTTGATGGGATCAATAAAGACTATTTTAACAAATTGTGATTGCGCATGTGGGTATTTGGATCATAACTGCCCCATAACTAAAATCAAGAACTTCTCTGAGGAATTCATGaggaatacaaaaaaatctttatcTAATAAATCTTACTTCAATACGATAATGCACAATTTCAAGCCACAAAtataa
- the PAM16 gene encoding import motor complex subunit PAM16 (similar to Saccharomyces cerevisiae PAM16 (YJL104W); ancestral locus Anc_1.257), which produces MAHRAFIQVIITGTQVFGKAFAEAYRQAASQSVKQGATNASRRGTGKGEYGGITLDESCKILNIEEAKGDLNMDKINNRFKYLFEVNDKEKGGSFYLQSKVYRAAERLKWELAQREKNVKTKAGDTSTAKAPPNSTNSSGADNSASPNQ; this is translated from the coding sequence ATGGCTCACAGGGCTTTCATACAGGTTATAATTACCGGAACTCAAGTTTTCGGAAAAGCATTCGCTGAGGCGTATAGACAAGCGGCTTCGCAATCAGTGAAACAAGGTGCTACTAATGCATCAAGAAGGGGAACAGGAAAAGGTGAATATGGAGGTATTACATTAGATGAAAGTTGTAAAATTCTGAATATTGAGGAAGCCAAGGGAGATTTAAACATGGACAAAATCAATAACAGATTCAAGTACTTATTTGAAGTCAATGACAAGGAAAAAGGTGGGAGTTTTTATTTACAGAGCAAAGTTTATCGAGCAGCAGAACGATTGAAATGGGAACTGGctcaaagagaaaaaaatgtgaaGACAAAAGCAGGGGATACTTCAACGGCAAAAGCTCCTCCTAATTCAACGAATTCCTCTGGTGCTGACAATAGTGCAAGCCCCAACCAAtaa
- the GSM1 gene encoding Gsm1p (similar to Saccharomyces cerevisiae GSM1 (YJL103C); ancestral locus Anc_1.260), whose amino-acid sequence MTKKLPSELKQTRKSIQTACEFCHTKHIQCDVGRPCQNCLKRNIGKFCRDKKRKSRKRLEKHETQTQPIVVKRHTIDGVPSKTVSPSSVHLQRDFLSSDENKPNVTPSHSTNIQYTYNINDNIQSAESIPRITNFNTNNPRPSLEDSSHIISTPQHVHLINDPIIPTVRKSTLNLKSHFLEQHKAMQKPLVTNGLVTTANMPVHPGLNSGSEREEDVDDEANIHFDSMWCNDEYMKLKNIVDISTPYLPNNSQIFSLQEPAFPNPSVTTKGDSSLHLTNLFNASKNAKNEKEFSMGQSTSTFNPYDEIVSRPYISLDMLHSNHGINTNTSSSNNEKMEEERESTCRSDSDFEKHDSDFISPSKFRELVKTPQDLYDNKCLIKPHNYKSAYAKLLTSLRKKFLEEAIVKQSASSEVENDNQKRDLRHDLEVIIRSILERYAPIFISLTSNMIEEDLLLQEITLQRALLDLENMAKLVSCTPICIWRRSGEVCFASNEFYSLTGFNKNLILDRTSFIFEFLDHESVSNYFQIFNELLAFGYNDINKRKKILMLNASSSASSKITEGFSFTTDGNAVFTKSNLLLSNGLYLKCACCWTVKRDSFNIPILVMGQFLPIFDMD is encoded by the coding sequence atgACCAAAAAATTACCTTCAGAGCTGAAACAAACAAGAAAGTCTATTCAGACAGCTTGTGAGTTCTGTCATACTAAACACATACAGTGTGATGTGGGGAGGCCATGTCAAAACtgtttaaaaagaaatattgggAAGTTCTGTAGAGataagaaaaggaaatcaaGAAAGCGGCTGGAGAAGCATGAGACACAAACGCAACCAATTGTGGTAAAAAGGCACACAATAGACGGTGTGCCGTCAAAGACGGTATCCCCATCCAGTGTACATTTGCAGCGGGATTTTCTATCCTCAGACGAAAACAAACCAAATGTAACACCTAGCCATAGCACAAATATTCAATACACGTATAAtataaatgataatattcaGAGTGCTGAGTCTATCCCACGTATTACGAACTTTAATACTAATAATCCTCGGCCCTCCTTGGAAGATTCCTCCCATATTATATCAACTCCACAACACGTACACTTAATTAACGACCCTATCATACCCACCGTACGTAAGAGCACTCTCAATCTAAAATCGCACTTTTTAGAGCAACATAAAGCCATGCAGAAGCCGCTAGTTACCAACGGTTTGGTTACCACTGCAAACATGCCCGTGCATCCTGGATTGAACTCAGGTAGTGAGCGTGAAGAAGATGTAGACGATGAAGCCAATATTCACTTTGATAGTATGTGGTGCAATGACGAGTacatgaaattgaaaaacatTGTAGATATTTCAACGCCCTACCTACCTAACAACTCCCAgatattttctcttcaagAACCGGCATTCCCCAATCCTAGTGTAACTACGAAAGGGGATTCATCATTACATTTAACTAATCTTTTTAATGCgtcaaaaaatgcaaaaaatgaaaaggagtTCTCCATGGGCCAGTCTACTTCTACTTTCAATCCATATGATGAAATTGTGTCTAGGCCCTACATCTCATTGGACATGCTGCATTCCAATCATGGCATAAACACCAATAcaagttcttcaaataacgaaaaaatggaagaagaacgaGAAAGTACTTGTCGTTCCGATtcagattttgaaaagcaTGATAGTGACTTTATATCACCTTCAAAATTTCGAGAACTAGTAAAGACTCCTCAGGACCTATATGACAATAAATGTTTGATAAAACCTCATAATTACAAGTCGGCATACGCTAAACTGCTAACTTCTctaaggaaaaaatttcttgaagagGCTATAGTCAAGCAGTCTGCTTCATCAGAggttgaaaatgataatcAAAAACGTGATTTAAGACATGATTTGGAAGTTATAATACGATCTATATTAGAACGGTATGCTCCAATTTTCATTTCGTTAACATCCAATATGATCGAAGAAGATTTGTTGTTACAGGAGATCACGTTACAAAGGGCTTTACTagatttggaaaacatGGCAAAACTAGTGAGCTGCACACCAATATGTATCTGGAGGAGATCAGGAGAAGTTTGTTTTGCTAGCAATGAATTCTACTCTTTAACGGGGTTTAATAAGAACCTAATACTAGACCGGACctcatttatttttgaatttctggATCACGAAAGTGTTTCAAATTATTTTCAGATTTTTAACGAGTTACTGGCTTTTGGTTATAATGATATCAataaaaggaagaaaatattgatgCTAAATGCATCATCTTCAGCCTCATCCAAGATTACAGAgggtttttcttttactaCTGATGGAAATGCCGTGTTTACTAAATCTAATTTATTATTAAGTAACGGGCTCTATTTGAAGTGTGCTTGTTGTTGGACAGTAAAAAGAGACTCTTTCAATATCCCAATTCTCGTGATGGGTCAATTTTTACCAATTTTCGATATGGACTAA
- the MEF2 gene encoding mitochondrial elongation factor MEF2 (similar to Saccharomyces cerevisiae MEF2 (YJL102W); ancestral locus Anc_1.264) has protein sequence MWKWSVYRWASARVNFSVNQKRLSLVSAGNKHLSTVRSSLSKVRNIGIIAHIDAGKTTTTERMLYYAGISKHIGDVDTGDTMTDFLEQERSRGITIQSAAISFPWRDSFAINLIDTPGHMDFTFEVIRALKVIDSCVVILDAVAGVEAQTEKVWKQSESKPKICFINKMDRMGASFNHTVNDLRKKFMQGTIIKPVLVNIPYYREQPATNDYVFQGVIDVINGKRLSWNSENPDEIIVDDLDGTYLEQCNRCKESMIETLSEFDEDLVQHFLEDAEGDYSKVSAQSLNASIRKLTMQNKIVPILCGASFKNIGVQPLLDAVVNYLPSPIEAEPPELNDKTVLMKYDPKVGCLINNNKNLCIAFAFKVITDSIRGKQIFIRIYSGTLNSGNTVYNSSTGEKFKLGKLLVPHAGTSQPVNVLRAGQIGLLSGSTVESNISTGDTLITHSLKKDGLKSFNKKKELTLKINSIFIPPPVFGVSIEPRTLSNKKSMEDALNTLITEDPSLSITQNDETGQTVLNGMGELHLEIAKERLVNDLKADVEFGKLMVSYKETINSETNVESYESDNGYKFSLSVLPNTSAIPNCVTYPLGINKNYLIMEKNARWDQEWKLQVSLESILNSIMASCIVGLQRGGKLANFPLYGCSIKIKGDWSVPLDIETPQEILKITRNLILKALSDLPPDKYALLEPIMSLDLAIPQSDMGSVLQDLTGARKAQILSVEDESSPILSAISSPNSSEGNDRIYIPPDVISTLHVSKDKNQTQDVSSNIKKIIKAKVPLREITAYTNKLRSLSQGRGEFNIEYFDMEKATNDRLESILHD, from the coding sequence ATGTGGAAATGGAGCGTGTACAGGTGGGCGAGTGCAAGGGTAAATTTTAGTGTTAACCAAAAGCGATTGAGTTTGGTCAGTGCCGGCAACAAACATTTATCGACGGTGAGAAGTTCGCTGTCGAAGGTAAGAAATATAGGAATTATTGCCCATATCGATGCAGGTAAAACTACCACGACGGAGAGAATGCTTTATTATGCGGGAATCTCGAAGCATATTGGGGACGTCGATACTGGTGATACGATGACTGATTTTTTAGAGCAGGAGAGGTCACGAGGAATCACTATTCAAAGCGCTGCAATCTCATTCCCTTGGAGAGATTCTTTTGCAATAAATCTTATTGATACACCTGGCCATATGGATTTCACGTTTGAGGTAATAAGGGCTTTGAAGGTTATCGATTCATGTGTAGTCATTTTGGATGCTGTCGCTGGCGTAGAGGCACAGACAGAAAAGGTTTGGAAGCAAAGTGAGTCGAAACCTaaaatttgttttattaACAAGATGGATCGAATGGGGGCTAGTTTTAATCACACAGTCAACGATCTGAGGAAGAAATTTATGCAAGGAACGATTATTAAACCAGTACTAGTAAATATTCCTTATTACAGGGAACAACCGGCTACCAACGATTATGTTTTCCAAGGTGTGATTGATGTTATAAATGGAAAACGGTTGAGCTGGAATTCGGAGAATCCTGACGAAATTATTGTGGACGATTTGGACGGCACTTATCTCGAACAATGCAATCGTTGTAAAGAATCGATGATAGAAACTTTATCcgaatttgatgaagacCTGGTCCAGCACTTCCTCGAAGATGCGGAAGGTGATTACTCTAAGGTTTCTGCACAATCTTTGAATGCTTCGATAAGAAAACTTACCATGCAAAATAAGATCGTTCCTATTTTATGTGGAGCATCGTTCAAAAATATTGGTGTACAGCCTTTATTAGATGCTGTAGTTAATTATCTCCCTTCACCCATCGAGGCCGAGCCACCAGAGCTGAACGATAAAACTGTTCTAATGAAGTATGATCCTAAAGTTGGATGCCTAataaacaacaacaaaaatctTTGTATCGCTTTTGCGTTCAAAGTCATTACCGATTCCATCAGAGGCAAACAAATCTTCATTAGGATTTATTCAGGAACATTGAATAGTGGCAATACTGTTTACAATTCTTCTACTGGTGAAAAGTTTAAACTGGGTAAATTACTTGTACCTCATGCAGGAACATCCCAACCTGTAAATGTTTTAAGGGCGGGACAAATTGGATTGCTATCAGGATCCACGGTTGAAAGTAACATATCCACAGGTGATACATTAATAACTcattcattgaaaaaggatGGTTTGAAGTCGtttaataagaaaaaggaacTAACGTTAAAAATCAATTCCATCTTTATCCCCCCACCAGTTTTTGGTGTTTCCATTGAACCAAGGACTCTAAGCAACAAAAAGTCAATGGAGGACGCTTTGAACACATTAATCACTGAAGATCCCAGCCTGTCAATTACTCAGAATGATGAGACAGGCCAAACGGTTTTGAATGGCATGGGCGAGTTGCACCTTGAAATTGCCAAAGAAAGATTAGTTAATGACTTGAAAGCAGATGTagaatttggaaaattgaTGGTCTCTTACAAAGAAACAATTAATTCGGAAACTAACGTGGAATCTTACGAGAGCGATAATGGTTATAAATTCTCTCTATCCGTGTTGCCAAATACCAGCGCTATTCCCAACTGCGTTACATATCCTTTAGGAATCAACAAAAACTATTtaataatggaaaaaaatgccaGGTGGGATCAAGAATGGAAGCTTCAAGTTTCTTTAGAATCAATTTTAAACTCCATTATGGCAAGTTGCATTGTGGGACTACAAAGAGGTGGAAAGTTGGCAAACTTTCCATTATACGGATGCtctatcaaaatcaagGGTGACTGGTCGGTGCCATTGGATATCGAAACCCCgcaagaaattttaaaaattaCTAGAAATCTAATTCTCAAAGCCCTGAGTGACTTACCACCTGATAAATACGCTCTTTTAGAACCTATTATGAGTCTGGATTTAGCTATTCCTCAATCAGATATGGGTTCGGTGTTACAAGATTTAACAGGAGCAAGGAAAGCTCAAATTCTTTCAGTCGAAGATGAATCAAGTCCGATACTCTCTGCTATATCCTCTCCTAATTCTTCAGAGGGAAACGATAGGATTTACATCCCCCCTGATGTTATTTCAACTTTGCATGTAagtaaagataaaaatcaaacacAAGACGTTAGTTCtaatataaagaaaattataaaGGCAAAAGTGCCACTAAGAGAAATCACTGCGTATACCAATAAACTAAGAAGTCTATCACAGGGGAGAGGCGAGTTTAatattgaatattttgatatgGAGAAAGCGACTAACGATCGTTTAGAGTCAATACTTCACGACTAA